One genomic segment of Humidesulfovibrio mexicanus includes these proteins:
- the trsM gene encoding DVU_1556 family methyltransferase: MSPGAAARPLFARPDFRAVAGETLRPGGLTLTLRALELAGLPHAARVADLGCGRGATARLLAECGHTVLALDPAPDCPPGAWGRDVLPLRAVAQRLPLAGGSLDAVFCECVLSVTGAAQAVLAECARVLKPGGVLILSDLYLRGKGACATGAGCLAGALPVGDIAALLAAAGLAPLVFEDHSRLLAELAGRLVLAGLPLAELGLGRGCGCVSGGGPELARPGYFLCLARVRA; encoded by the coding sequence GTGAGCCCCGGCGCGGCGGCGCGGCCCCTTTTCGCCCGGCCGGACTTCCGCGCCGTGGCGGGCGAGACCCTGCGGCCCGGCGGACTGACCTTGACCCTGCGGGCCCTTGAGCTGGCCGGGCTGCCCCACGCGGCCCGCGTGGCCGACCTCGGCTGCGGGCGCGGGGCCACGGCCCGGCTGCTGGCCGAGTGCGGCCATACGGTGCTGGCCCTGGACCCGGCCCCGGATTGCCCGCCCGGCGCGTGGGGGCGTGACGTTCTGCCGTTGCGGGCGGTGGCGCAGCGGCTCCCCCTGGCGGGTGGAAGCCTGGATGCGGTGTTCTGCGAGTGCGTGCTCTCCGTGACAGGTGCGGCCCAGGCCGTGCTGGCCGAGTGTGCGCGGGTGCTCAAGCCGGGCGGCGTGCTGATCCTGAGCGATCTGTATCTGCGCGGCAAGGGGGCTTGCGCCACCGGGGCGGGCTGCCTGGCCGGTGCGCTGCCCGTCGGGGACATTGCGGCGCTTCTGGCTGCGGCGGGTTTAGCGCCCTTGGTGTTCGAGGACCACTCCCGGCTGCTGGCCGAGCTGGCCGGGCGGCTGGTGCTGGCGGGCCTGCCCTTGGCCGAACTTGGACTCGGGCGGGGCTGCGGGTGCGTTTCGGGCGGCGGTCCCGAACTGGCCCGGCCCGGCTATTTCTTGTGTCTTGCGCGTGTGCGGGCGTAA
- a CDS encoding DVU_1555 family C-GCAxxG-C-C protein, whose amino-acid sequence MDETLMDILPLAGQGFCCSQIMGLLALRAQGRENPELIRALGGLCNGLGACSGSGCGACGIVTGGACVLGLYFGKGRAEEFPLERADLARAEFVDWFVERTRGEYGGSACADILGDDSGRPDMARCGALLAESWARIVGILAGHGLDVAEGRDA is encoded by the coding sequence ATGGACGAGACGCTCATGGATATTCTGCCCCTGGCGGGCCAAGGCTTTTGCTGCAGCCAGATCATGGGCCTGCTGGCCCTGCGCGCGCAAGGGCGCGAGAACCCGGAGCTCATCCGCGCCCTTGGCGGGTTGTGCAACGGCCTGGGTGCCTGCTCCGGATCCGGCTGCGGGGCGTGCGGCATCGTGACCGGCGGGGCCTGCGTGCTGGGGCTGTACTTCGGCAAGGGCAGGGCGGAGGAGTTCCCGCTGGAGCGGGCGGACTTGGCGCGCGCGGAATTCGTGGACTGGTTTGTGGAGCGCACCCGTGGCGAGTACGGCGGCAGCGCCTGCGCGGACATCCTGGGCGACGACTCCGGACGGCCGGACATGGCCCGCTGCGGCGCGTTGCTGGCCGAGTCCTGGGCGCGCATCGTGGGCATTCTGGCCGGGCATGGCCTGGACGTGGCCGAGGGCCGCGATGCCTGA